Below is a genomic region from Dehalogenimonas sp. THU2.
CTGGATCGCGGGGGGCAGCGTCCTGGCCGGAACGGTCTCCATCGGTTTCGGCATCGTGGTATTCATGTTTCCGGCCATCCTCAATTACCTGGTGGCTGCATATTTGATCCTGGTCGGCATTTTCCTGCTCACAGCCGGTGCAACAGTCATCGGCGCCATTTCACTCATCGCCGGTGTTGTAATTCTTATCGCCCCGGAGATACTGAACATCCTGATCGCCATCTACCTCATCGCCGCGGGGCTTTTGGCCATGTTCGGAGACAGGCTGAACCTGTAATGCCGGACATGCTTCGATCCAATAAAACAAGCCGGCAAAGGAACCAGTAAATGTCCGTAACGCGACTCGCATCCACCATGGCGCTTATCGGCGGCGTATTGATGATCGTTTTCGGCGGGCTGGGACTGATAGGGTCTCACTTCAGCGGACTGTTTTTCGGCTGGAGATTCAGTTTCGGCGGGATCGTCACCATCGTCGGCGGCGTCATTGCCGTCATCGGGGCAAAACAGGCTGCCAATCTCGGCTGGGCTATCGTCCTTATCATCGTCGGGTCCATCGGCGGGGGGCTTGGCGGGTTTCTGGTACTGATCGGAGGAATATTTGGACTGGTGGCCGCCCTTACTCATCGTCCCTGATGGATAATTTTTAAGGAGGAAATAATGCAGAAGATCATCCACAACCTGTGGTACGACGATAAAGCCGAAGAAGCGGCAAATTTCTACGCCTCGCTTTTCAACAACTCGAAAGTCGGGGATATCACCCGGTATGGCGAGGCGGCGGCCGAGATCTCAGGTCAACCGAAAGGCAGTATTCTGACTGTAGAATTCCAGCTCGAAGGTCAGGAGTTCATCGCCCTGAATGGCGGCCAAGGACCAGAAGGAGATCGACCACTATTGGGAGAAGCTCACCGCAGGCGGCGAGGAAGTCCAATGCGGCTGGCTCAAGGATAAATATGGCCTATCCTGGCAGGTCACACCCACGATTCTTGACAAATTCCTGAAAGATCCTGATCCGGCGAAAGCCGAAAAGGTCATGAAGGTCTTTCTTCAGATGAAGAAGATCGATATCGCCGCTTTAAGACAGGCGTACGAGGGACGGTAGACTCACCCAACCGGGTATCTCCCTGAATAAAACAAAAAGCCCTGGCGGAATTATTCGAATAGAGCTTCGAGGCGAAGGTCATTGCTTTTTACGATTTTTGACTGTTTTACGCTTCGATTCATACCAACTAAAGGCGTTCACGGAATTCGATCGAACTTCGAATCTAATTTTAAACTGTTACCAACTGTGACCCAAAAGAGCCCCGGAATTGGTATGCTTCCATCCTATAATTACGTACTTCCACCAATTTCGGAACGGCACCAGATGGAGTATTCTATTTTCAGGTCGAACTGCCCAGCAATCTTAACCTCAGGGGACACACTCATAAATCGGTGGAGGAGGTGTACAAATAAGGCAAAACAGGTCCAAGGTCTCAATGTATCCGTATGTATAAGTGCAAATTAAAATGGAGGAAAGCAAAATGTTATCAAATAAGGCAGTTTATGCCACCTTACCAGCGGTTGAAATCAAGAGAGCTCGCAAATTCTATGAAGAAAAACTAGGACTTAAGATCGCCATGGAGGATCCATCTCCGGGATTCATGGTTATGGCAGGCGAGGGAACGATGTTCTATGTCTACCAGAGAGCTGCTACCAAGGCAGATCATACGGTCCTCGAATTCAAAGTGGACGATATTGAAACCGAAGTGAAGCATCTCAAGGACAAGGGCGTTAAATTCGAAAAATACGACATCCCGAGTATGGGTATCAAGACCGTAAATGGAGTTGCCACCATGGGATCCTCCAATGACCAGGAAAAAGCTGCCTGGTTCAAAGATACCGAGGGTAATATTATTGCGATTGGCCAAATGTCGAAGAGCGTCATAAGCAAGATCCAAGAAAAGAAAATGGCGGGGATGATGACTTAGTCAGTCCTAGAATGGACCGTCGGCGAATAACGAAGGGGTGGGGGACGCATGCCGCTTTAACTAAGCCTAGGCGGGAATCCCTCCGCCATGGTTGAACGGCGTTGAGTATCCGAAGATTGCTAGCCTTGGAAGTCTTGCCGATGGGCGCCGTGGTCATTTCAAAGCAGATGACCCATGGTCGAACCAGTTACTTTGGCTCTTCTGTCGCCCGGTGTTTTCCCTAAATAAACCAAGAAGCCCTGTTCGGATAAATCCGCCAGGGCTTTTTGAGTGCAAAATATAAAAAGTCTCCTGGCAATGGCATATTTTCCACAAGGGGTCGCCCCCTCAGTATCGTCTGCGCTGATGCGTTTCACGGCCGTGTTCGGGATGGGAACGGGTGGGACCACATCGCTCTAATCACCAAGAGACTCTTTAACGAAAGTAATTAAGTTGTTAATCTGAGCCTTTTTAAATACTGCCATTCATATTCGGTTATCTCAACTCTGAAGCAAGTCAAGCCCTTGACCATTAGTACCACTTAGCTGAACACATTACTGTGCGTACACCTGTGGCCTATCAAGCAGGTAGTCTACCTGCGGTCTTATCCTTCTCGCGAAGGAAGGGAGATCTAATCTTGGAGCTAGCTTCGCGCTTAGATGCTTTCAGCGCTTATCCATACCGGACTTGGCTACTCAGCAATGCCCCTGGCGGAACAACTGATACACCATTGGTCCGTCCTTCCGGGTCCTCTCGTACTACGGAAAGCCCCCCTCAAATCTCCGGACGCCCACCACGGATAGAGACCGACCTGTCTCACGACGGTCTGAACCCAGCTCGCGTGCCGCTTTAATGGGCGAACAGCCCAACCCTTGGGACCGATTCCAGCCCCAGGATGCGACGAGCCGACATCGAGGTGCCAAACCTTGCCGTCGATGTGAACTCTTGGGCAAGATAAGCCTGTTATCCCCGGGGTAGCTTTTATCCGTTAAGCCACGGCCCTTCCACAAGGAGCCGTAGGATCACTTTGCCCGACTTTCGTCTCTGCTCGACTTGTTGGTCTCACAGTCAAGCCTCCTTATGCCAATGCACTCTACGGGTGATTTCCATCCACCCTGAGGAGACCTTTGGGCGCCTCCGTTACATTTTGGGAGGCGACCGCCCCAGTCAAACTACCCACCAGACACTGTCCCCCGGCTTGCTCCGGGGTTAGAAACTAAATCCATCAAGAGTGGTATTTCAACGTTGGCTCCACCAGAGCTAGCGCTCCGGCTTCACAGCCTCCCACCTATCCTACACATGATAAACCCAGTCTCAGTGCCAAGTTGTAGTAAAGCTCCACGGGGTCTTTTTGTCCAGTGGCGGGAAACCCGCATCTTCACGGGTATTTCAATTTCGCCGAGTCCCTCGTTAAGACAGCGTCCAAGTTGTTACACCATTCGTGCGGGTCGGAACTTACCCGACAAGGGATTTCGCTACCTTAGGACCGTTATAGTTACGGCCGCCGTTCACTGGGGCTTCGGTTCAAAGCTTCGCTTGCGCTAACCTCTCCCCTTAACCTTCCAGCACTGGGCAGGTATCAGCCCCTATACATCAGCTTACGCTTTAGCAGAGACCTATGTTTTTGTTAAACAGTCACTCGGACCCCTTTAGTGTCACCGTTCATAGAACGGCACCCCTTATCCCGAAGTTACGGGGCTAAATTGCAGAGTTCCTTAACGAGGGTTATCTCGATCACCTTGGGACACTTACCCCCACCTACCAGAGTCGGTTTGCGGTACGGGCGCCACTGCTTCATTGGCAACGAGGGTTTTCTTGACGGTATGGACTCAGCTAGATCGTCTTGGATCTCTCCGTAACTTCCCCCGGCCTTCAGCTTAACGTGGGAGTGGATTTACCTGCCCCCACACGCCTTTGACCGGTGACACACCATGTCCGATGGGTATGCCTAACCTATCCTGCCGTGTCACCCCTTTGCCTCCACAGCGGCGGTGCTGGAATGATGACCAGCTGTCCATCGCTCTACGCCTTTCGGCCTCGGCTTAGGCCCGACTAACCCTACGCGGATTAACCTTGCGTAGGAAACCTTAGGTTTACGGTGGCTGTGTTTCTCACACAGCTTGCGCTACTCATGCCGACATTCTCTCTTCCCCCCGCTCCACCGTTACTCACATAACGACTTCACTGCGAGAGGAACGCTCCTCTACCACCACGACGAATCGTGGTCCATAGCTTCGGTGACAGACTTGAGCCCCGTTGGATTGTCGGCGCAGAATCACTTAACCAGTGAGCTATTACGCACTCTTTAAAGGGTGGCTGCTTCTAAGCCAACCTCCTGGCTGTCTAAGTAATTCAACTTCCTTTACCACTTAGTCTGCACTTAGGGACCTTAGCTGATGGTCTGGGCTGTTTCCCTTTCGACTACGGAGCTTAGCCCCCATAGTCTCACTCCCGGACTTGAGCTTATGGCATTCATGGTTTGGTTGAATTCGACAGGATCTCTCCCACCTAGTCCATCCAGTGCCTTACCTCCATAAGCGAACATCCGAGGCTGTACCTAGATACATTTCGAGGAGAACCAGCTATCCCCGGGTTCGATTGGCATTTCACCTCTATCCACAGTTCATCCGACAACTTTGCAACGTTGACCGGTTCGGGCCTCCACTTCGAGATTATCGAAGCTTCACCCTGACCATGGATAGCTCACCCGGCTTCGGGTCTAATCCGTGCAACAAATCGCCCTATTCAGACTCGCTTTCGCTACGGCTCCGCAACGTAGTTGCTTAACCAGGCTACACAGATTAACTCGTCGGCTCATTCTTCAATAGGCACGCCGTCATCCCGGTAAACCGGGACTCCGACTGCTTGTAAGCGTACGGTTTCAGATCTATTTCACTCCCCTCTCGGGGTATTTTTCACCTTTCCCTCACGGTACTAGTCCACTATCGGTCATCAAGAGTATTTAGCCTTACCATGTGGTCATGGTAGCTTCCCACAAGATTTCTCGTGTCCCGTGGTACTTAAGAACAAATTAAGGAGCCTAGCTCTTTCGTTTACCGGACTGTCACCGTCTATGGTGGCTCTTTCCAGAGACCTTCAACTAGAGTTCGGTTTGTAACTCCTTTGCCCGTCTAACGCCGGACGTCATCTGTCTTGCAACCCCTCGTAAGCTTAGGCCGTTAAACCACTTAGCTTAGGAGGTTTGGGCTTTTCCCTTTTCGCTCACCGCTACTAAGAGAATCTTATATTTTCCTCGGGGTACTGAGATGTTTCACTTCCCCCGGTTGCCTCTACTCAGCCTATGTGTTCAGCTGAGAGTGACCAGGTTTTACCTGGCCGGGTTGCCCCATTCGGAAATCCCCGGTTAAGCTTGTTAGACAGCTAGCCGAGGCTTATCGCAGTCTTACCACGTCCTTCATCGCCCCTTGATGCCAAGGCATCCACCGTACGCTCTTTCCCGCTTGACTTGCTTCAGATTTGAGATAACCTTACTATTTTATGGCAGTATTCAGTTTTAAAGGTTCAGTATAAATAAGAAACGGCCTGGTGTTTATCACCAAGCCGTCTTGGTTAACACCGTTTCTCTGCGCTTTATGTCGCTATTTTCAACATCTTGTTTTTCAAACGCGAAAGAAATAATAGCATATGCTCCCAAACCGTGTCAAGGCCCTAGGTAGCTTTGCGACAACAAAGGTGTAAAATTATTTTCGGACTTCCTTCAATTTATAGAAGGGAGACAACCCCCATGCGGCGTACCCGAAAATCGATTAACCAATGACAGTTCACCGGCGTACGATTCCGCCACATCGTTTATGGCCGTTCGTCTTGCCTTACCCCGCCCGCCTATCTATAATGCTTCTATCTAGTATACGGAGTGCTTATGGCTGAAACATCCCCCCCCGTAAAAACCCCTACCTATTATAGCGTCGCTTTCTGGCGGCGCTGGGCCAGACTCTATGACCGGGTGGTCACGCTGTCCTTCCTGCCCTTCGGCGGGGAGAAACATTTCCGCCGCAAGTTCGTGGCCATAGCTAAGTTGAACCCCACCGACCGGGTGCTGGACATCTGCTGCGGCACCGGATCCACGACGGCTATCATCGCACCGGAAGTGGACCAGGGCCACGTAACCGGAGTGGACCTTTCCCCGGACATGCTGGCTGTGGCCAAAAAGAAGGTAGTTGCCCCCTGGGTCAGTTTCCAGCGCGCCAGCGTGGACGCCCTGCCGTTCAGTGATAATTCCTTCGACCATGTCATCTGCTCCTACGGAATGCATGAGATACCGAAAAGCATTAGGGCTGCGGCGCTCAAAGAGGTGTATCGTGTGCTCAAACCGGGAGGCAAATTCCTGACTCTGGACTACGACATGCCGCGGAATTTTATTTTTCGATTTCCCATATCCGCTTTTGTTCGCGTCTTCGAGCATGATATCGCCTATCGCATGATGAAGGGGAACCTTTCCGCCGAGGTGGAGGAGGCGGGGATGCGGTTGTTATGCAAGAACGAGGCGTTGGGCGGGATGTTCCAGATTATCGACAGCGTGAAAGCATAGTTATGATTTACGGGTCACGAGTTGCTAGGCCGGCTACACCAACTCCAACCCTATATAAGTGAGCACTAATGTGGAAAATACAGTTCCCCTGAACATCGTTCGAATCGCGGAAAACTCAGCGGTGACGGTCGAGGATGAAGTCGCGCGTGAGGCTGCGCTGACCATCATCCTTAATGATACCGAACTGGTGACCATGCTGTGCTCCCCGGCAGAAGAACGCTGCCTCACGGCGGGGTTCCTAGCCGCCGAGGGACTCATCGAGACGGTGGACGACATCACCTCAATTC
It encodes:
- a CDS encoding DUF3096 domain-containing protein; its protein translation is MTDIGFPEINGIIAGIIPLALGILILIFPKIINYFIGAFMILAGIGWIAGGSVLAGTVSIGFGIVVFMFPAILNYLVAAYLILVGIFLLTAGATVIGAISLIAGVVILIAPEILNILIAIYLIAAGLLAMFGDRLNL
- a CDS encoding VOC family protein, which translates into the protein MEESKMLSNKAVYATLPAVEIKRARKFYEEKLGLKIAMEDPSPGFMVMAGEGTMFYVYQRAATKADHTVLEFKVDDIETEVKHLKDKGVKFEKYDIPSMGIKTVNGVATMGSSNDQEKAAWFKDTEGNIIAIGQMSKSVISKIQEKKMAGMMT
- a CDS encoding methyltransferase domain-containing protein gives rise to the protein MAETSPPVKTPTYYSVAFWRRWARLYDRVVTLSFLPFGGEKHFRRKFVAIAKLNPTDRVLDICCGTGSTTAIIAPEVDQGHVTGVDLSPDMLAVAKKKVVAPWVSFQRASVDALPFSDNSFDHVICSYGMHEIPKSIRAAALKEVYRVLKPGGKFLTLDYDMPRNFIFRFPISAFVRVFEHDIAYRMMKGNLSAEVEEAGMRLLCKNEALGGMFQIIDSVKA